Below is a genomic region from Flammeovirgaceae bacterium SG7u.111.
ATGACAACAATATTTACGGTGTCGATTTCAAAGCGGGACTCAATACAGAGACGTATAAATACTACATTGATTTTGCATCGACTTATGGATTAGAATATGTGATATTGGACGAAGGATGGACAAAATCTACCACCGATATTTTAGAGGGCAATCCTGAACTTGATGTAAAAGAGTTGATCGCTTATGGCAAAGAAAAAGACGTGGGAATTATTCTCTGGTGTCTTTGGAAGCCTCTCAATGATAATATGGAAGAAATACTCCAAACCTATGCCGACTGGGGGGCAAAAGGCGTGAAGGTAGACTTTATGCAACGAGCCGACCAATACATGGTAACTTCTTTTACCAAAATTGCCCAAGAAGCAGCCAAGCGCAAACTATTAGTCGATTACCATGGCGCCTACAAGCCTAGTGGCTTGAGGAGGGCTTACCCTAACGTGATCAGCTACGAAGGGGTGAAAGGAAATGAAAACAACAAATGGTCGAAAGAGATCACTCCTACGCATAACGTTACCCTTCCCTTCATCCGAATGGCGGTCGGACCGATGGACTTTACACCGGGAGCTATGAGCAATTCCCAGCTCATCAACCATAAGATCAGCCATTATCGCCCCCAAAGCTTAGGCACCAGGGCGCACCAAGTAGCTATGTATATAGTGTTTGAAAGTGCGCTCCAAATGCTGTGCGATGCTCCTTCCACTTACCTTAAAGATAAAGCAACCGTTGAGTTTATCGCACCAATTCCTTCTGTATGGGACGAAACCCATGCGTTGGAAGCCAATATCGGGGAATATGTAGCAGTAGCTAGAAAAAGTGGTGACAATTGGTATGTGGGAGCTATGACCAACTGGGATGAACGAGAGATGACCATCGACTTTTCATTCTTGCCCGAAGGCAACTATGAAGTTACTATGTTCAAAGATGGGGTGAATGCCAGCAGGTATGCCGAAGACTACAAAGTGGAAAAAGTGAACGTAGACAAGAGTTCTAAAATCACCATCCAATTAGCAAAAGGTGGAGGCTGGGCAGCTACTCTCAAAAAGCTGTAAGCAGAAACTAAAATAGGCTCAGGCACAACCCATGTAAATACCTGAGCCTATTGCAATTGCAACAATAACAAAAGAACTATCCTTCACTTACCCGAACTTAGAAGCATCGTCTTGCTAAACCAACTGGGAATTTCCGTTACTCCTTGTCCACAGCTTCTTTCATTGCTTTGTTTATGTTATGGAAAGGGCTAATAGAAATGGATGCTACTTTAGCTTCGTAGGCTTTCCAGTCATTTTCGAAGAAGGCATCTATTTTGCCCATTACTACTTCGGCTTCTTGCTCCACGTTCTTTACTAAATTGAGCTGGTTGGCATTGGGTGCCTCCAGCGAGCCAGAGAGCATGTAATAAGCATTCCTCAACCTCGCACTCAAGATAGTCGGGCTTCTTACTATTCCCTGCAAGCCTTCTTTGGAGAACACCAACTCTTTTAGCTCCGTTATTTGGTTTTTAATGCTATCACTTTCCGCTTTTATCTCTTCTACATTCTCTCCTTCGCTTGGCAGTTGCTTCAACACCAAATCAATAGCCTCTAATGCTTCAATAAGCTTGTCTGTACTTTTGGTTACTTCCGCCACCTTTTGGGACATTTCCTCTAGGGCATCGTACCTAGCTTCAATATCTTGCGCAGAAAGCTCTATCCGTGGGTCGCCAAGTACTTTCACCGTGGTAGAATCGCAGGCTTCTTTCCACGTCATTTTTACTTTGTATTCTCCGGGCTTCACCCAAAAGCCACCATTTTCGCCAGCATCTTTTTTAGGCTTAGAAGTAGAAGGGAAGCGAACACCAGCCACATCTAGCTCCCATTGCACTCGGTTCAGTCCTGTTTCTGGCTCTGGTTTCAAGGTACGGATAAGCTTTCCCGAAGCATCAAACACTTCAATTTTAACCTCCTCCTTTTTCTCCGCATCCTTTGCATTTCCTTCTTTTACGAAGTAAGAAAGCATCGCCCCAAAAGGTCTGTTTTCCCCAGCAAAAGTGGCATCTGCACCAAAGCGCATACCCGAAGCCTGCCCATACACAGCAAGGTACGCATCTGGTGCGGCAAAGGCATGGATTTCTTTGGCCAACACCTCTTTCTCTTTGGCAACTTCCCTCAACGGACGGATGTCGTCGAGCACATAAGCAGCTCTACCAAAAGTACCTATTACCAAGTCATGCTCCTTTGGTTGGATAACCATATCCATAGTAGAAACCGTAGGGTAGCCATGTTTCCATTGCTGCCACTTCTCTCCTGCGTCGAAGCTCACGTACAGCCCAAATTCTGTTCCTAAGAACATCAGGTTTGGCTCTTCTAAATCTTGCACAAACGAGAGTGCATAGCCCCAAACCTTTGTTTCGTCCACTATTCTCTTCCACGATTTTCCGTAATCTTTGGTCTGGAATACAAATGGCGTCCAGTCGTTGCGACGGTAATTATTGAACAGTACAAATGCTTCGCCTTCATTGAACTTAGACGCTTTTACCTGTGGAATCCAACTGCCAGCAGGCACACCTTTTATGCTCTTGGTCAAATCTTTCCAGGCCTTTCCTCCATCTTCTGTGAGGTGCAATTTTCCATCGTCAGAACCTACCCAAATCAACCCTTCTTTCAGCGGGCTTGGCTCTATGGCAATGATGGTTGTGAAGTTCTCCGCTTGGGTGGCATCGTAGGTCAAGCCACCACTTTCTAGTTGCTTATGCTTGCTGGTGTCGTTGGTGGTGAGGTCTGGGGAAATAATGCTCCAAGTCTCGCCCTTGTCGGTGCTTTTGTGCACGTATTGGCTACCGTAGTAAATGGTTTTGGTATCAAAAGGATCTTGGGCGATTGCCGAATTCCAGTTAAAACGCAAGGTTTTTCCTTCGGAATGAACAGGCTTTATCCCTTTACGATGACCTGAAACCAAATCGTAGCGCCCCAAAGACCCACCTTGAGACATGGCATAACCGTAGCGGTTAGGCTGCTCCGGATCTGGCATCACATCAAATCCATCGCCAAACATTACCTCTTCAAAATAAGAGTTTCGGATACCGTTGGCTCGCCAAACATAGGCTGGACCACGCCATGATCCGTTGTCTTGCATACCTCCATAAACATTATAAGGCGTTTCATTATCCACATTTATATGATAGTACTGTGCGAGCGGCAGGTTCGTTACAAAGCGCCAGTTCTTACCCAAGTCGTGGGAAATAGCCATCCCTCCATCGTTCCCCAACATCATAAAATCAGGGTTTTCAGGGTGAACCCAAAAGGCATGATGATCAGGGTGGACTCCTGAATAAGGAACGATCACCTTGAAAGACTTTCCTCCATCTTCACTCATAGAAACCATGGAATACAAACTGTAAATCCTGTTCTCGTTTTGTGGATCGAGAAAAATATCAGCATAATAAAAAGGCCTGTTGCCTATCTCAGGCTTGTCGTTTACCATGTGCCATTTTTTGCCGCCGTCGTCGGAGCGGTAGAGGGCATTCTTTTTCGACTCTACAATAGCATACACCACATCGGGTCTGTTTTGGGCAATAGCCAGCCCTATCCTACCTAACTCACCCTTGGGCAGGCCATCTTCCGAAGTCCGTTCCTTCCAGGTCTTGCCGCCATCGTGGGTCACATACAGCCCTGAGCCTTCCCCACCCGACTTGAAAAACCATGGCCATCTCCTAAATTCCCACATGCCTACAATCAACTTCTCGGGGTTCTTTGGGTCGATCACCATGTCACCCACACCTGTTTTCTCATTTACATAGAGGATTTTGTTCCACGTCTCGCCTCCATCGGTGGTTTTGTACACACCTCGCTCAGGGTGTTCGCCCCAAGCCGAGCCTTGCACGCCTGCATACACAATGTCAGGATTGTTGGGATGGATAATTACTCGATGGATATTTCTTGTTTTTTCTAGCCCTTTCAGCTCCCAGGTCTCCCCGCCGTCTCGACTGAGGTAGATGCCCGCTCCGCTAGTCTGGCTGTTACGTGGGTTGCCCTCACCTGTTCCAGCCCAAATGATATCAGGGTTAGCTTGGAATACAGCCACCGCGCCTATTGAGGCAACTTTCTCTTTGTCAAAAAGCGGCTTCCAGCTAATGCCTCCACTTTCCGATTTCCACAATCCTCCCGATGCCGTTCCCACATACATCACTTGCGGATTGTTGGTTACCACATCGATGCTCGTGACCCTGCCGCTCATCCCTGCAGGACCTATGCTTCGGGCTTTCATTCCTTTGAAGAGTTCGAGGTCTTGGGCTTGAGCCAGCCCAGTGGCAAATAGAAGGGTAATAACATAAGTAAAAAAGCTCAATCCGAGCCTTTTCCTTGGCTTTAGTTCTTTCATCCTTTTTGGTTCTTAGTTTTTGTGTGATTGTTGCTGAAGCTACCTGAAGAGGCTAGCTTCTTTGGAATACTAAAAATAGAACACAGGATTCAATTTGCCATGAAAGAAGTGGAAAATGAGGGAATAAATGCAAAACAAAGATATCGGGTACATATTATAAAAAAACAGGGGGCAATTAAAAGTATGTTTTTTTCATTTCCAAGAATGGTTTAAATGAGATAGGTTAACATACAAATCCCCAGTAGAAAGTATTTATGTATCCTTTTGCTTGAGTATTTTTTTTATAAAGGGGAGGGGGAGAATGGGCATCAAAAAAAAGCCCTGAATCTCTTCAGGGCTTTCAATTTATTTTTTCTTTGTTGTCGTCTTTTTAGTAGCTTTCTTTCTACCCCCTCTTTTTGGTGGCTCAACTACTTCTTCTTTTATCACGTGCGAGAAGATTCTTCCACAGTGCTCGCAAACAATAAGCTTTTTACGTTCGGCTATTTCAACCTGACGCTGAGGAGGTACTACTGCAAAGCAACCTCCGCAAGCTCCACGCGCAACTGGCACTACTGCCAAACCGTTTGAAGCATTCAGCCTGATTTTTTCGTAAGAATTGGCAAGACGGCTTTCCAACTGACCCATCGCTTTTTGCTTTGAGTTCAACAGCTTGTCTTCTTCTACTTGAGTCTCGGCCATAATTGAATCGAGCTCTCCCTTCTTCACATCCAAATCTTCCATTCTCCCTTGTAACCTAGCTTCTGCTTCGGCAACTTGCGTTTTTTTTGCGTCTATCGAGAAGCCCGCTTCTTTTATTTTCTTTTGAGAGATTTGAATTTCCAAATCTTGGAGCTCCATCTCTTTCGTGATAGCATCGTACTCTCGATTATTACGAACATTCATTTGCTGCTCCTCGTACTTCTTGATCAGCTGCTCAGAGTTTTTGATGGCATCCTTGCGAGCTTTGATCTCATCTTCCAACTTCTTCTGTTCGTCCTTAAATTTCTTGACCCTTGTCTGATACCCTGCTATCTCATCTTCAAGATCTTGAACTTCTTCAGGTAAATCTCCTCTGATTTTTTTTATATCATCTATTTTAGAATCTATGTCCTGGAGTTTAATCAGGGAATCAAGTTTTTTGGCTACGGTGCTCTCCATTTAATCTTAATTTGGATTATATGTCCTTTTCTATAATATTATTTGCCGAGCAAACGGCTATTTCAAATCAATCTGCAATTTTAGCAATTCCTTTTCAAAAATAGTTGAATAAATCAATTAATTTTCTTTTTTGGCAAAAGCGGGTTCGCTCTAAGAGAAATATTGAACCGGATTAGTATCAATGGAAGTGAGTCCTATAGGTACCTCATTACCAATACCTATTTTTAACATACCTCCTAATAGCTCACTGGTAAACTTCTCGCTTTCGTAGTGCCCAATGTCAGCGATAATGATTTTATTATCCGCATCAAAAAACTGATGGTATTTGTAGTCGGCAGTGATAAATATATCGGCACCTTGAGCCATTGCCTTGCCCAATAAAAAAGAGCCCGAGCCTCCACAAACAGCAATTTTTTGTATGGGCTTATTCAAAAAAGCTGTGTGGCGAATGACTTTCAACTCCATTTTCTCTTTCAAATAAGTTAAAAACTCCTCCTCAGAAAGCGAAACCTCCAACTCGCCTACCATACCCGAACCTATTTCCGGCGATTCATTTTCTACTTTCTGGATGAAATAGGCAACCTCCTCATACGGATGTGCTTTATCTAGTGCAGCTATTATTTTCCTTTCCAAATAATCGGGAAAAACCATTTCTATTCGCACTTCATCCACTTCTTCAAACTTACCCGATTCCCCAATATAAGGGCTCGCCTGCTCATTTGGCTCAAATGTCCCTTTTCCATCCACTTGGAAACTACATTTTTCATAATTGCCAATATTTCCTGCACCAGCTCTCCCCAATGCATCTAGCACTTCTGCTTTATTGACCAAGGGAACGAAGGTAATGATCTTTTTGAGCAAGCCTTTCTTAGGAGCCAGAGTTTTCACCTTGGACAGTTCTAGTCTATCGCAAATCATCTTGTTTACCCCATGTGCTACATTATCAAGATTGGTGTGGATGGCAAAAATGGCAATGTCATTTTTAATGGCTTTGATAATAACCCGCTCAATATAGTTTTTGCCTGTTATCGATTTCAGCCCACTGAAAACAATAGGATGATGAGCCACCACCATGTTACACTCTTTTGCAATTGCTTCATCAATTATAGCTTCTGTAGAATCAAGCGTAACCAAAATACCCGTCAGCTCAGCATTGGGGTTTCCCGTAATCAAACCAGCATTGTCGTAAGACTCCTGCAAAGCTGGAGGGGCTATTCTATTAAGTATACTTATAGCGTCTCGTATATGCATATTTGATAATATTTTCTATTGGTTTTGAAGTAATGCCAAAGCTAAACAAAATATCATTTGAGAGAAAAACCACATTTTAATTTACCCATAAAAAAAACCAGCCATAAGGCTGGTTTTTAATCGTATAGTGAGTATCTATCCTGATTTTTGGTTAGATAATTTTAGTCTGAACCTCATCAACAAGCTGAATAACTTCTTCTTCGCTTTTATTCAATCTGTGAGAGAGCCTCTGCACCAATTCATCTTCCTTGCCCTCTTCGTAATGCAAATCTGCATCATTCAGCTCGTCAAATTTAGTTTGAAGGATGTTTCTGATTGCACTCCACTTCATTTGAATATTGATTTTTTTTTGTGTTGCTAACATAGTTATGTCTATTTAATTGGTTAAGGTATTAAAAATTGTACTTTTTAAATAAAGAGCATCAAAATTAAAAGAATTTAAACCTTTCAATAGCATACTCTAAATATTAAACGGCAACATTTTACCCTTTGTTTCCAATCATATAACACAAAATCTAAAATACGTATTTTCCCTTAGTCTTATTAAGGGGAAATACGCTTTCGTACCTTCACTATTGAGTATACCCAAGTCTCGAAAGCTTCGTCTTTTTTCTTCTCCAATCTGGTTCAACTTTTACAAACTGCTGCAAGAAGATCTTCTTACCAAAAAATGCCTCCATATCCTTTCTCGCTTCCGTTCCTACCTTTTTCAGCATTTGTCCTTGTTTACCAATAATAATCCCCTTTTGGCTTTGCCTTTCCACCAATATATCGGCGTAGACCCTTATGATATCCTTTTCATCTTTAAACTCTTGGATAACCACTTCGGTAGCATAAGGCACTTCCTGCTCGTAATTTAGGAAGATCTTTTCCCTAATTATTTCCGAAGCAAAAAACCTTGAAGACTTATCGGTAATCTCATCTTTGCTAAAAAATGGAGGATGCTCAGGCAACTCTTCTTTCAATGATTCCAGCACAGCTTGCAAGTTAAAATTATGAAGAGCCGATACTGGCACTATCCCCTTTACCTTCATTCCTTCAAGCTTTTCCTTCCAAAACTCGATCTTTTCCTGAATCTCTTCTTGTGCTTTCAGGTCCACCTTATTGATCAACCAGATTACGGGAATCTCCAAATGACGAATCATTTTCAACACATCTTCCTCATCAAATTTTTCCTCGATATCGGTTACTACCAACAGCACATCGGCATCTTCCAATGAACTTTTCACAAATTGCATCATAGAAGAATGCAACTCATACTTAGGCTTGATTACACCTGGCGTATCAGAATAAACTATTTGATAGTCCTCTTCATTGATTATCCCCATTATCCTATGGCGAGTAGTCTGCGCCTTAGAAGTGATGATGGAAAGCCTCTCCCCCACCAGTTGGTTCATTAATGTTGATTTCCCAGCGTTTGGTTTGCCTACTATACTTACGAATCCTGCTTTATGTCCCATTATTTCTTATTTTTCTACAAAAGTATTTGTTTTTAATGAGAAAATCCTCACCTTTGTGCTCCCAAAATTGCGGGATGGAGCAGTTGGTAGCTCGTCGGGCTCATAACCCGAAGGTCACAGGTTCGAGTCCTGTTCCCGCTACAAAGACCCTCAAGCTATTCAAGCTTGGGGGTTTCGTTTTTTACCACCCCTTTTTTAAGAACTCAAATATTTCTAAATCCTCCCTTTTGATAAAGGAAGCAAAATTTTATTTGAATAAAGACAAGTTTGGAGGAAGAAACCCAGCCATTGCAAAACCAGTTTCCAACTACGCCAGAAATTAAAAGCACTCTTTTTTGTATTTAATAAAAAAAACCTCATCTTTGTGCACCCAAAATTGCGGGATGGAGCAGTTGGTAGCTCGTCGGGCTCATAACCCGAAGGTCACAGGTTCGAGTCCTGTTCCCGCTACAAAGACCCTCAAGCTATTCAAGCTTGGGGGTTTCGTTTTTTACCAGCCTCCTTTCCTAAAAAAAACACCCTAATTCTTTGCAAGAGTATTAATACTTAACATTTCCCACATAACATTTTTATCCGCAAAAATTCGAAAACACAGCATAAAATAGAACAAGTAAACGCTTCGTTTCCAGTTGTTTTATCCTCAGCTACAAATAATTATTACCAATACTTATTTGTTTTTTATTAAATTTATAAGTGTATTTATGACAATTTTAAATATATAGGGTTCGCTGCGCCAATAAACAGGTTCAAGAAATACTATCACCAACAACTGACAAGCAGAGCAAATATGAAATTATCGTAAATGCCCCAAAACTTTTACTATCTAAAAAACATGTAAAATATATCACTACTATCAACCATTGAACAGGGAATATGAAAATGAAAACTACGACTATCAATAAGACCTTAATCAGGCGTCTCAAAGAAGGAAACCTCGATGCCTTCCATCAGTTATACCAGCAATACAGTTCTGAAATGATTCGGTTAGCATTCCATTTTTTGAAAAATGAAGAAGAAGCGGAAGAAGCTGTCCAAGATATTTTCCTCAGAATATGGGAGAAAAGGGAATCTATAAATGAAAAGCTTGCATTTCAGGGCTTTCTATTTATAGTAGCTAAAAGAATATTATTAAATAAAGTCAAAGCTAAGAGCAAGTACAGGTTCACAGAAGTAAACGAATGGAACGCTATTAGCACTTCAAACATGGAAGAGCAGCTCATTTGCGAGGAGCTGTTTCAACTTTCAGAAAAAGCCATCTCTAAGCTACCCTCCAAAAGAAAAGAAATTTATTTGATGAGTAGGGAACAAAAGCTCACCTACAACCAAATAGCCCAAAAGCTAGGCATAAGCCGAAAAACGGTTGAAAACCAAATTGTATTAGCTTTAAAGGGCATTAAAGAACACCTTCAGAGGTATTCAGACTACTCCTTTTCTTTAGGTTTTCTGCTGCTATTTTTATAGAAAAACATCTCTCATAAGAACCCCTCTCCTACCGCCTAAAAAAACTTATTTTTTTTTTTTGGGGGGGGTATCCCCTTTTGCTGTATTTAAATGTATCCGATACAAATAAATATATTTATCTGACCACTCAGGCTGCCAATACCAACAAATGGAAGCCTACAATACACAAGCAGAAGAAATGCACGAATCAGTTCGCTGGAAAGTCATTGAGCATCCAGTACACTAAATATGAGAAGGAAAAGAAATTGATAAACCCATAATTATTCATGATACCAATAAATATTCGCCACTTGCTTGAAAAAGTAAAATCTGGTGACTGTTCACAAGAAGAGTTTCAAGAGTTCCATGATTGGCTATCGAAGCCTGGCAATGAAGATCAAGCTTCAGAGTATTTCGATAGAATTTGGTCAGAAACTTTTGCAAAAAAACAACCTAAGCTAGATACTGATCAAGAAAAACTGTGGGATTCAATTCTTCAAAAAGCAACATCATCGAAAAAAAAGCAAACCAAACACTTTACAGTACATAAAAGAGAAAAAAGAAGCTTTCCTACTTGGACAAAAATAGCTGCGGTATTAGTCCCACTTTTGGTCATTATCCTATTTTGGACAGTAAAACATGAACTTGGCAACAGCGCCATTGCACAAGTGAAGCCTACCAAAACCATCATAGCTCCTAAAGGAATGAAAAAGCAAATCACATTACCCGATGGATCTAAAATAAAACTCAACTCTGGCTCAAAGGTTACCTTCGACGAAGATTTCATAAGTGGAGAAGACAGAATAGTGCATTTAGAGGGAGAAGCATTTTTTGAAGTGACAAAACTAAAAGGGCAACGCTTTAAGGTAAAAACTAAAAATTCGGTAATAACCGTGTTGGGAACATCCTTCTCAGTTAATAATTACCCATTTAGTAACAAAGGATACGTAGCAGTTCTCACCGGTAAGGTAGACGTACGATCTCAAAAAGAAAAAGTACTCCTCCTCCCAGGTGAAATGACCATTTTAGGTTCAAAAAAACTAGAAAAACAAACATTTAACCCTGACGAAATTTTCCTGTGGAAAGATGGCGTACTGTATTACCACAATGCTACTCTCGACCAAGTTTTCCAAAAGCTGGAGTTCTGGTATGGAGTAGAATTTCTGATTCAGGGAAAAAAAAGCTCTAGAACTGGCTTTTCTGGCAGGTTTAAGGAAGAATCATTAGAAAATATACTGGAAGGACTCGCCTTTTCGGCTGGGTTCAAATTCGACATAAAAGACAAAAAAGTTAATATCCATTTTAAATAACCCTCTTTACCATGAAAGAAAACTACTTTAATCTATTGAAATCCGGCTAAACACCCCTTGTCTTCACTACCAAGTGCACTAGACAAACCAATCAAAAAGAAAACCCAGAATACATAAGAGCTTGGCGGCACTGTACCCTGGGTTAGGACTTAGTTGTTTTAACTAAATTTTATTAAAAATATGAAATTGAAAATTCTAAAACAAATTGTGATGATGCCCAAATACGCTATATGGGGTGTGTTTTTGCAGTGCTTCCTCTGCAGTATGATACTTGCAAATGATGGCAAAAGCCAGCACACCAGCATCGAAAAAATTTACCTCTCGCTAGACTGCAAGAGTGCTAAAGTAAACGAGGTATTCGCAAATATTGAAAAGAGTACCAACTTAAAATTTGCCTACTTTAATGACATCCTAAAGCAAGGAAACAAGATTTCTATTCACGCACAAAACAAATCGCTAGCCTACATACTCAGGGATGTGGCCAAACAAACAAACCTGAAGTTCAAGCGGGTTAATGGAAGTATATTTGTTGAAAAAAGGACGATCCTAGGACCAATGCTACAGGAAGAGCTAAAAGACCAATCGCCCGAACAACGTAAGATAGAAGGCAGGGTCTTGGACGAAACTGACCAACCACTTCCCGGTGTAAGTATCTTGATAAAAGGGACTAGCACTGGTACCACCACCGATTTTGATGGAAACTATAGCCTATCTGTGCCAGCAGGATCAGTTTTGGTGTTCAGTTACATAGGCTTCAAAGACCAAGAAATCACACTCACCGACCAAGCAAGATTGAATGTATCCATGGAGCCTGACCTTGAACAACTGGAAGAAGTTGTAGTAGTTGGGTATGGTGAGCAGAAAAAGACAAGTTTGGTAAGCTCGGTAACTTCAGTGAACATTAAGCAGCTAAAAACGCCATCGGCTAACTTGACAAATGCAATAGCAGGTAGGGTTTCAGGCGTGATTTCGTTCCAGCAAAGTGGCGAGCCTGGCTTAGGCACCGACAACTCTACCTTCTTTATCCGTGGCCTTTCCACTTTTGGAACGGGCAAAAGAAGTCCATTGATCTTGATTGATGGTATTGAGTCTACCGTGACTGACATGGCACGTTTGCAACCCGATGATATTTCAGACTTTTCAGTGTTGAAAGATGCTTCGGCTAGTTCTATATATGGAGCAAGAGGAGCAAATGGTGTTGTATTGATCAATACAAAATTGGGTTTGTCTGGAAAAACACGCTTCTTTTTTCGGATGGAAAACAGGATTTCTACCAATACGCAGAATATAAAGCTTGCTGACAATATCAGCTATATGAACATGGAAAACGAGGCAAACGTAACCCGTTCTCCAAATAACGTAGAACCTTACACCCAGTACAAAATCAATAATACTATGGCGGGGGCAGACCCGAATCTGTTCCCAAACAACGACTGGATGGGCCAACTCATTAAGGATTATACCTACAACCAAGGGTTTAACCTTAACCTGAGCGGTGGGGCTGAAAAGGCTCGTTACTACATAGCAGGAACTTATAACCGTGATAATGGTATCCTGAAAATTGATCCTATAAATGATTTCAATAATAATATTACCCTGAATAATTATTCTATCAGGTCGAATGTTGATTTGGATATCACCAACACTACCAACTTGGTTTTACGAGTTTATGGGCAATTTGATGATTATACTGGCCCAATAGGCGGTGGTGGATTAGCTTTCCATAATGCTCTCAACGCCAACCCTGTTATGTTTCCTAAAGTGTATCCAAAGGAAAAACTGCCTTACATAGACCACCCTTTATTCGGCTCTGACAGAGTGTTGAGCACTGGTAACTTGCAGCAGACGGGTAATTTGTTTGTAAATCCATATGCGGAGATGGTCAAAGGTTACCAGACCTACAAGTCATCAAACATTAACCCTCAATTAGAAATCAATCAAGATCTTGAGTTTTTCACCAAGGGCTTGAGGTTTAGAGGGATGTCTTATATAAAACGGACTTCTTTTGTAAGCCAAAACCGTTTTTACAACCCATTCTTCTACAAAGCCAACATTAACCCTACGGATGGAAACTATAACTTAGAAGTACTTAACGACGGTGGGCAAAACTCTATAGGAACGCCAGGTACCGAATACTTGAACTACTCAGAAGACAATAAAACTGTTGCCTCCCAATTCTGGATGCAAGGTGTCTTGGAATACAATAGGTTGTTTGGCATGAAACATAGCGTTGGAGGTTTGCTTCTCGGATATATTTCACATTATGAAATAGGCAACCCTGGTAGCCTTATCGAATCCCTTCCTAATAGGAATACAGGCCTTTCGGGTAGGTTTACTTACGGCTACGATGACCGCTATTTGGTAGAGCTAAACTTTGGATATAATGGCTCTGAGCGTTTTTCGGAACAAAACAGGTTTGGTTTCTTCCCTTCTGCAGGTTTAGGCTACAACATTTCAAAAGAAGCCTTTTTCCAACCACTAACCAAAGTTATATCTAACTTGAAACTAAGGGCGACCTTCGGGGTAGTTGGTAATGACCAAATAGGCGATACAAGGCAAAGGTTTCTCTACCTTTCAAATGTTAACTTAAACAACGAAGATTTTGGGGCAAGCTTTGGTAAAAATGACGGCGCAGCAACCTACTACAGACCTGGCATCTCCGTTTCTCGCTATGCAAACGATAATATTACTTGGGAAGAATCCAGACAAATAAACATTGGCATGGATCTCGGGCTATTCGATAATTCTTTG
It encodes:
- the era gene encoding GTPase Era, with amino-acid sequence MGHKAGFVSIVGKPNAGKSTLMNQLVGERLSIITSKAQTTRHRIMGIINEEDYQIVYSDTPGVIKPKYELHSSMMQFVKSSLEDADVLLVVTDIEEKFDEEDVLKMIRHLEIPVIWLINKVDLKAQEEIQEKIEFWKEKLEGMKVKGIVPVSALHNFNLQAVLESLKEELPEHPPFFSKDEITDKSSRFFASEIIREKIFLNYEQEVPYATEVVIQEFKDEKDIIRVYADILVERQSQKGIIIGKQGQMLKKVGTEARKDMEAFFGKKIFLQQFVKVEPDWRRKKTKLSRLGYTQ
- a CDS encoding glycoside hydrolase family 97 protein, whose product is MHKNILTILLLLSPVIGIAQTYEVTSKDNNTTLTVKVGEDISWSVIKGGKTVIENVAIGLNLGNMVLGEKAKVSSHKIVEVAEDITAVVPQKNKVIPNSYKELQLNLKGRYAVHFRVYNEGVAYRFASSLKGEIEVHSEKMEVTFPASTTSFFPKEDKMYSHYEREYLLKKLDTIPSGEFCSLPVMFTETNGFRLLFSEADLYDYPNLFLAAESGNTLKAVFPNYVLETRPDPARADRNEIITKKADYIAKTQGARSFPWRLFVISDDDKTFLENDMVYKLSRPLEIEDVSWIKPGKVAWDWYNDNNIYGVDFKAGLNTETYKYYIDFASTYGLEYVILDEGWTKSTTDILEGNPELDVKELIAYGKEKDVGIILWCLWKPLNDNMEEILQTYADWGAKGVKVDFMQRADQYMVTSFTKIAQEAAKRKLLVDYHGAYKPSGLRRAYPNVISYEGVKGNENNKWSKEITPTHNVTLPFIRMAVGPMDFTPGAMSNSQLINHKISHYRPQSLGTRAHQVAMYIVFESALQMLCDAPSTYLKDKATVEFIAPIPSVWDETHALEANIGEYVAVARKSGDNWYVGAMTNWDEREMTIDFSFLPEGNYEVTMFKDGVNASRYAEDYKVEKVNVDKSSKITIQLAKGGGWAATLKKL
- a CDS encoding RNA polymerase sigma-70 factor — translated: MKMKTTTINKTLIRRLKEGNLDAFHQLYQQYSSEMIRLAFHFLKNEEEAEEAVQDIFLRIWEKRESINEKLAFQGFLFIVAKRILLNKVKAKSKYRFTEVNEWNAISTSNMEEQLICEELFQLSEKAISKLPSKRKEIYLMSREQKLTYNQIAQKLGISRKTVENQIVLALKGIKEHLQRYSDYSFSLGFLLLFL
- a CDS encoding FecR domain-containing protein, encoding MIPINIRHLLEKVKSGDCSQEEFQEFHDWLSKPGNEDQASEYFDRIWSETFAKKQPKLDTDQEKLWDSILQKATSSKKKQTKHFTVHKREKRSFPTWTKIAAVLVPLLVIILFWTVKHELGNSAIAQVKPTKTIIAPKGMKKQITLPDGSKIKLNSGSKVTFDEDFISGEDRIVHLEGEAFFEVTKLKGQRFKVKTKNSVITVLGTSFSVNNYPFSNKGYVAVLTGKVDVRSQKEKVLLLPGEMTILGSKKLEKQTFNPDEIFLWKDGVLYYHNATLDQVFQKLEFWYGVEFLIQGKKSSRTGFSGRFKEESLENILEGLAFSAGFKFDIKDKKVNIHFK
- a CDS encoding Nif3-like dinuclear metal center hexameric protein; this translates as MHIRDAISILNRIAPPALQESYDNAGLITGNPNAELTGILVTLDSTEAIIDEAIAKECNMVVAHHPIVFSGLKSITGKNYIERVIIKAIKNDIAIFAIHTNLDNVAHGVNKMICDRLELSKVKTLAPKKGLLKKIITFVPLVNKAEVLDALGRAGAGNIGNYEKCSFQVDGKGTFEPNEQASPYIGESGKFEEVDEVRIEMVFPDYLERKIIAALDKAHPYEEVAYFIQKVENESPEIGSGMVGELEVSLSEEEFLTYLKEKMELKVIRHTAFLNKPIQKIAVCGGSGSFLLGKAMAQGADIFITADYKYHQFFDADNKIIIADIGHYESEKFTSELLGGMLKIGIGNEVPIGLTSIDTNPVQYFS
- a CDS encoding C4-type zinc ribbon domain-containing protein, with translation MESTVAKKLDSLIKLQDIDSKIDDIKKIRGDLPEEVQDLEDEIAGYQTRVKKFKDEQKKLEDEIKARKDAIKNSEQLIKKYEEQQMNVRNNREYDAITKEMELQDLEIQISQKKIKEAGFSIDAKKTQVAEAEARLQGRMEDLDVKKGELDSIMAETQVEEDKLLNSKQKAMGQLESRLANSYEKIRLNASNGLAVVPVARGACGGCFAVVPPQRQVEIAERKKLIVCEHCGRIFSHVIKEEVVEPPKRGGRKKATKKTTTKKK